The sequence AGTCGGGCTCGGGCGAGCAGAACTCCGGCCGCCAGTAGTCCTCGTCGAACATGTTCGGGAGGACCGAGCCGAGCGGCGTCTCGCGGGAGAAGTAGGTCACGCCACCGATGCAGACCGTGCGGTAACCGTGCTGGCCAAGGCCGGTCAGGAGATTCGGGGCGTCGAACACGAACGTCCTGGGGTCGACGGTCTTGAAGGCCGGCGGCCGGCACTCCCACAGTCGCGGCGGCTGCTTGGGTTGGGGAAGCTTGGGCAGGAACCCTGAGAAGAACGCCAGGTGGGTGGGGAGCGTGAAAGTGCCGGGCGTGCGACGCTCCTCCCACTGTCCGCCGGGCAGCAGGCCGGCCAGGCGGGGGGTCTGGCCGGAGTGCGTGGTCGCCCTGGCCACGTCGTAGCGCAGGGAGTCCAGCGTGACGAAGAGGATGTTCGTCCGGCTGTCGATGATGGTTGCGGCGTCGATCACGGTCATCCTTCCGCAGTGGCGAAGTGCATGGCGATGTCGTGCCGGTTGACGACTCGGCCCCGGGCGGTGTCGTTGACGGGGATGGGCACCTTGCCGCGGGCGATCAGGTCGCAGATCCGCTCCAACCCGCCACCGACGCGGATCGGCGTGCCGTCAGCGGCGAACAGGCGGATGGTCACCTGGGCCCCAGCGGTGGTGATCAGTGCGCCGGGAACCCGCAACGCCCGGATCGCATAGGCCAGGAGCTCTTCCCCGCCCCCACCGACGACGGAGACGGTCGCCGCGTAGTGCCGGCAGTTGATCGCGCCTCGGCAGAACAGACTGGTGTACTCCTTGGCCAGGTCGGCGCCGTCGTGGACCAGTGCGACGCCGTGGGACTCGGTGACCAGGACGAGACAGGAGGCGACCCACCAGGCTACGGCGGGGTGGATCTCTCCGGGGTGGCAGCCGTGGATGCGGTCCTCGGCGAAGAGGGTGGGCAGGTCAACAGGGTTGAGCACGGGGGCTCTCCTCCAGCAGGGCGTGGATCTCCTCGGCCAGCTCTTCAGGGGTACGTCCGTCGGTGCTGATCTGTGCGCCGGTAGGGTCGGTCGCGGCGAACAGCCGGTACAGCTCCTGGATGTGGGGCACTAGGCCGGGCCTGCGGGTCAGGAACCGGTCGGTGGTTGCCCGGTGGGGGCGGGTCTCGATTCGGTGCCGGATCTCCTTCTCGGAGGTCTCCAGGTACACCGTCAGATCGGGCCGGGGCAGATAGCCGAGGTAGGGGCTGAACGCGGCAGTCGCCACGTCCAGGTCGAGGTTGTTGACTGCGGCGTGGCTGACGATCACCGAGGCGATCCACCGGTCCGCGATCAGGTTCCCGCTGACCAGACGACGGCGGGCGAAGTCGGCGGAGTCCAGCGCCCCGGCCAGGTGGAAGGCGAACTGGGTCAGGGCCCCGCCATGGTCGTTGACGTATCCGATGAGGCCCGCGAGGGGCTTAGGGATGACGTGCATGGTGTCGGCGGCCAGACGGTCGGCGAGCAGTCGGGTGAGCGTGGACTTACCCGATCCGCTGATCCCTTCGAGGACCAGCAGGGCGCCATTTCGACCGGTGACAGCCGGCTGGTAGCAGGGGTGTAGGCCGGGGCTCACAACCTTCCCTCCGTGAATGCGGCGACGTGGGCGGCCACGGAGGCCGCGACGGCAGCTGGGGCATCGGCGTGGTCGAGCAGCGCGGTGAGGTCGAGCCGCAGATCCTCGCGGAGAAGGCACGGCATCAGGCCGCCGGCATGGTCGAGCCGCAGGGCCCAAAAACCCTCAACACACTGCGGCCGGACCGGGCAGGTGCCGCACTGGCCAACGTGGTGGCGGCCGAGCGCGCGGTGAATGACCTCGACTTCCAGGCCGTCGACAGTGAATACACGCCGGCCCTGGCCGACCCCCGCGATCTCCACCCGCTCATGACGGGTCAACGTCCGCAGATGGGAGACCAGAGCGTCGGCAGAGACCGCCGAGCTCTGCCCGGGGGCGTTGAAGGAGGTGTCGACCAGCTCGATGAACTGAATCGGCAGCCGTCGCTGGAGCGCGTAGTCGAGGATGCTGCTGACTTCGTGTTCGTTCTGGCGCTGGAGCAGGGTGTTCAGCTCCACCTGCCCGAAGACTTCCCGCGCAGTATCGATGCCGTTCAGCACGGTCGCCACCGGGAGCCGGGTCCGGGCGATGTCCCGGAACGACTCGTCGCTGAAGTAGTGCAGCGACACTTTGATCTTGTCGAGCGGGGTCTCCCGCAGCCACGGAAGGCAGCGGGGCAGCAGGATGCCGTTGGTGATGAGGGCGAACGTGACGTCGGGTGCAGCGAACTGGTGCATGCCCTCCAGCACGGGCCTGGCCAGCTTCGAGGCCAGGGTCTCGCCGCCGGTGAAGTAGACGCGCTTGAGGCCGTGGCCGATCAGCGCGCCGATGATCACTACGTAGTGGTCGGCGCACAGGACGCGCCGGCGCGGCTGCTGGCTGGCGTCGTCCACGGTGGTGCCGGGCGGGACATCGCCTTCGTTGTGGCAGAACCAGCACGCGACGTTGCAGTCAGGGCCGACGGAGACGCGGAGCTGACCGTTCAGCGCCGCGAAGTTGTGCAAGGCGGTCATATCCGCGCCGGTGGCCGGGGCGGCCGGACGCGCGCGAGACGGGCAGTAGGCGGGGGTGGGAGTGGTCCTGTGCATCGGCATCAGCGGGGCCTTCGGCAGCTGGGACTTGGTGGATGTCCTCAGTGAACTGCCGGGCCCAGGACCGCTTCCGTAGCCGGACTACGAGTCGTAGTCCAGCTACGGGTCAGACGATCCGGACGCCCGCGCGGGCGGCGAACTCCCGGACACCGATCAGCTTGCGGTCGTGCCGCAGCAGTGCGGAGGCAAGGTCGCGGACGGCACCGCGGCGGATCTCCTGCGGGGCGGCCTGCTCGGCGGCCAACAGCGCCTTGAAGCACTGCTCGGGCTTGTTCCATTGGTCGAACGCGCGCGCCACGTCGGTGAAGAAGCGGGCCTGTCGCTCGGCGGTGGGCAGCGCTGTGGGATCGATAGTGGCGGCCAGCTCGATCGCCCGGCCGGCGTCGCCGAGCTCGTAGTGCACTGATAGCTCGTGCAGGGCGACACCCTGGATGTCATCGACCAGGCCGGCAGCAGCGGCGCTGTCGGCGGCCTCGCGGATCAGGGAGTGCGCGTAGGAGCGGTCACCTGTCTTCGCGGCGGTGTACGCGGCGGTGGCGTAGAGGTCGCCGCGGGTGGCCAGGCGGGCGATCTCCGGCACGGACGTGTCCGCGAGGAGTTCCTCGGCCGCGACGACCACGATGTCAGTTGCCCGAGGAAGGCTGCCCTGACGGCGCCAAGAGCTGGAAACCATTCGCTGGGCCTCGGCGGTGACCAGCGGATCGCCACCGATCCGAGCGGAGGTCAGCGCGCGGTCGGCGGTGATGGCGACGAGGTTGTTGTCGCCGATCTTGATGCACACTCGGGCGGCGAGGTTGTAGAGCTGGGCGACGTTACGCGCGGAACCCTCCGGCGTGCCGACGGCCTGAGCGGCAGTGATCCGGCCGGGCAGGGCCTGAGCGAGAGCGTCATAGCGGGCCGCCCGGAACTCCTGACGGGAGGTCACCAGCGAGGCGGCAACCCCAGCCGGGGTCGGGTCACGCCGAGGCGGCGGGATTCGGTCTGCCCCGTACAGCAGGAGGTCTTCCAGGGAGGCCAACGGCGCCGACGCCGCAACATGAGCGGACCGCTGCCCAGCGGCCGGGGGGAACAGGGCGGCAGCCGCCAGGGCCATGAACGGGCGGCGTCGCACATCGTCCTCCTCAGCAGCGGAAGTGCTCGTCAGCGTAGCGGAGGAGGACTTCCGGCTGCGTGATCTCACGCGGTCGGCGGCCGGTTGCGGCAACGCGATCAGCTCGGCGAGGTCGAGTTTCAGTACCTCGGCCAGCCGCTGCAGGAGCGTGAGGTCCTTGACCTGCTGCAGGTCCCGCTCAACCTGGGACATCCAGTCCTCACTCCGCCCGACCTCAGTGGCCAGGCGGAGCTGGGTCCACCCCAGCATCGACCGCCGGAGCGAGATGAACGATCCGAACGTCCTGCCGTTGTCCCCCACCGCAGACCCCCGCGGCTCGTGTCCAGTCA is a genomic window of Kitasatospora azatica KCTC 9699 containing:
- a CDS encoding STM4013/SEN3800 family hydrolase, producing MTVIDAATIIDSRTNILFVTLDSLRYDVARATTHSGQTPRLAGLLPGGQWEERRTPGTFTLPTHLAFFSGFLPKLPQPKQPPRLWECRPPAFKTVDPRTFVFDAPNLLTGLGQHGYRTVCIGGVTYFSRETPLGSVLPNMFDEDYWRPEFCSPEPDSTRYQVEHALDVAANRLDRPLFLFVNVSATHVPHGHYIGDSSDSWQSQSAALAYADAHLGNLIDTLTSTKRWLIIMCADHGDAFGEDGYMGRGIAHPTVMNVPFACMVV
- a CDS encoding dTMP kinase yields the protein MSPGLHPCYQPAVTGRNGALLVLEGISGSGKSTLTRLLADRLAADTMHVIPKPLAGLIGYVNDHGGALTQFAFHLAGALDSADFARRRLVSGNLIADRWIASVIVSHAAVNNLDLDVATAAFSPYLGYLPRPDLTVYLETSEKEIRHRIETRPHRATTDRFLTRRPGLVPHIQELYRLFAATDPTGAQISTDGRTPEELAEEIHALLEESPRAQPC
- a CDS encoding radical SAM protein, translated to MTALHNFAALNGQLRVSVGPDCNVACWFCHNEGDVPPGTTVDDASQQPRRRVLCADHYVVIIGALIGHGLKRVYFTGGETLASKLARPVLEGMHQFAAPDVTFALITNGILLPRCLPWLRETPLDKIKVSLHYFSDESFRDIARTRLPVATVLNGIDTAREVFGQVELNTLLQRQNEHEVSSILDYALQRRLPIQFIELVDTSFNAPGQSSAVSADALVSHLRTLTRHERVEIAGVGQGRRVFTVDGLEVEVIHRALGRHHVGQCGTCPVRPQCVEGFWALRLDHAGGLMPCLLREDLRLDLTALLDHADAPAAVAASVAAHVAAFTEGRL
- a CDS encoding helix-turn-helix domain-containing protein, with product MGDNGRTFGSFISLRRSMLGWTQLRLATEVGRSEDWMSQVERDLQQVKDLTLLQRLAEVLKLDLAELIALPQPAADRVRSRSRKSSSATLTSTSAAEEDDVRRRPFMALAAAALFPPAAGQRSAHVAASAPLASLEDLLLYGADRIPPPRRDPTPAGVAASLVTSRQEFRAARYDALAQALPGRITAAQAVGTPEGSARNVAQLYNLAARVCIKIGDNNLVAITADRALTSARIGGDPLVTAEAQRMVSSSWRRQGSLPRATDIVVVAAEELLADTSVPEIARLATRGDLYATAAYTAAKTGDRSYAHSLIREAADSAAAAGLVDDIQGVALHELSVHYELGDAGRAIELAATIDPTALPTAERQARFFTDVARAFDQWNKPEQCFKALLAAEQAAPQEIRRGAVRDLASALLRHDRKLIGVREFAARAGVRIV